The genomic stretch CATAGGCCGCTCGGAAATGAGCCGCGACACCGCCGGTTATTCGGGCGTATGGGTGTTTGCGGAACTGTCGGACGTGCCGGGCGGCGGCAAAACGGTACGGCCGGTGACGCTCGAACTGCTGAGCGCGGGCAAACGCCTCGCCGGTGAACTGGGAGAGGAGCTGTGCGCGGTTCTGATCGGCCATGACGTGGCCGGCCATGCCGCCGAACTGGCGGCCAACGGCGCGCAGAAAGTGTATCTGTGCGACCATAAGCACGCCCAGCATTACACGACCGACGTATATGCCCGGGTTACGGTGGATTTCATCCGCAGGCACAAACCGGCGATAGTGCTTTACCCCTCCACCTACATCGGCCGTGACATAGCGCCGCGCATTTCCAGCGAACTGTATGTGGGCCTGACCGCCGACTGCACGGGCCTCTCCATTAAAGAAGGCAACCTGCTCCAGACCCGGCCCGCGTTCGGCGGCAACATCATGGCCGATATCCTGAGCCCGGGCACCCGCCCGCAGATGGCTACGGTGCGGCCCAACGTGATGAAACGAAATGAGCCGGAACCGGGACGGCAGGCTGAAATAATCAAATCCGAAACCGTCATTGACGAGCAGCTGCTGCGCGTGAAAGTGGTGGAGCGGCATGTTGACCACAAACAGTCGGGCGGCAAAATTGACGAGGCTGAAGTGATCGTGTCCGGCGGGCGCGGCATGAAGAACGAGCGGGGCTTCAAACTTCTTGCCAGACTGGCGGACGAGCTGGGCGGCACGGTGGGCGCTTCCCGCGCGGCGGTTGACATGGGCCTGCACCGCAAAACCCATCAGGTCGGCCAGAGCGGCACCACGGTTTCGCCGAAGCTGTACGTGGCGTGCGGGATATCCGGCGCGGTGCAGCATGTGGTGGGCATGAGCGGATCCGACGTTATCATAGCCGTCAACAAAGACCCCAA from Elusimicrobiaceae bacterium encodes the following:
- a CDS encoding FAD-binding protein, translated to MITVSAKCIGCAKCVKACPFGAIEMHGRKAVMNDKCTLCGACVETCPVKAISIGRSEMSRDTAGYSGVWVFAELSDVPGGGKTVRPVTLELLSAGKRLAGELGEELCAVLIGHDVAGHAAELAANGAQKVYLCDHKHAQHYTTDVYARVTVDFIRRHKPAIVLYPSTYIGRDIAPRISSELYVGLTADCTGLSIKEGNLLQTRPAFGGNIMADILSPGTRPQMATVRPNVMKRNEPEPGRQAEIIKSETVIDEQLLRVKVVERHVDHKQSGGKIDEAEVIVSGGRGMKNERGFKLLARLADELGGTVGASRAAVDMGLHRKTHQVGQSGTTVSPKLYVACGISGAVQHVVGMSGSDVIIAVNKDPNAPIFNICKYGLVGDAHQIVEKLTEALKAKK